Sequence from the Cloacibacillus sp. genome:
CTCGGGCGGATTGCCGGCGGTGACGACGATCCAGCCGGCGGGAATGCGGTGCTGCCCAAATACCTTGTATTGCAGAAACTGGAGCATACAGGGGGCGAGCGTCTCCGAGACACAGTTGATCTCGTCGAGAAATAGGATGCCCTCCCTCACCCCCGTCTCCTCCATCAGACGGTAGACCGATCCGATTATCTCGCTCATCGTGTATTCCGATACCTGGTATTTCTCTCCGCCGAATTCCCGCGTCGTGATATATGGCAGCCCCAGCGCGCTCTGCCGTGTATGGTGGGTCATCGAATAGGAGACAAGCCCGACGCCAAGCTCGGCGGCGATCTGCTCCATAACGGCAGTCTTGCCGACGCCCGGCGGCCCGATCATGAATATGGGGCGTTGCTTTTCCGCCGGTATGCGGTAGGCTCCGAATTCATCCCTGGTAAAATAGGCGGTCATCGCGTTCTTTATCTGTTCTTTAGCCTCTGCTATGTTCAAAAAAATACCTCCCTGCGATACGTGGTCAGCCGTCTAAAGAGTAACCGGCAAAGATATCCTCGCCGGATAATTTGTCGTTTCCGTAGGCCAGCAGCAGCGCGACGATCTCCATCGCATTTTTTCGCTGCGCACGCTCAAGCGCCGCCCTGTATTCCGCCGCCCGCAGCAACGCGTGGCGCGTGAAATAGGCGGCAGCCTCCGCCAGGCCGTCGTCAATGGCGGCGGTGATAAGGGGCGCTCTCTCTTCCGCGGCCCAGAGTGCCCAAAGACGCCAGTTCTCGCCGTAATAACGCTCCTCCGCACCGCAGAAGCCGAGCGCCGCCGCCAGCCGAAGCCGTTCTTCATCAAAAGAAAGCGGCGCAAGTCCGGGAGCCTCCAAAACAAGGAGCGAATCACAGCCTGAAAACGCCTCGGAACCGACTTGTTTCACCCTCTGCGGGAGGACTGCGCGCCGCAGCTTCGCGCAGCCGGCGAAGGCGCGGCTCCCCACGCGCTCGACGCTCTCAGGCAGAATAACGGCGCGGCATTCCGCGCAGCCGCAAAAGGCGCCGCCCGCCACGACGCGGACCCCCGTGGGCGGAGATATCTCAAAGGGACTTTCCTGACAGCCGTAGCATATGCCGTCCACGATCACGAACCCCTCTTTGTCCGCAAGCATACCGCAGCCCTCAAAGATACCGCCGCCAATCTCCGCGATATCCTCGGGCATCTCCGCCTCCCGCAAGTTGGGACAGCCGGCAAAGGCCCGCTCGCCTATACTTCTCAGCGAACGGGGCAATTTGATCTTTTCCAAAGTTTGACAATTTGCGAAGGCCCGCTCGCCTATCTCACTCACGCCCTCAGGGATAACAGCCGCGCGCAGGCTGCGGCAGCCGTAAAAGGCGCAGGCTCCCAGCCGCCGCGGCCCAGCCTCCAGTGTTAGCTCCGTCAGCAGTTCACAGTCGCGGAAGGCATAGTCGGGAACCTCTTCCACCTTTGCGGGGAGCGCCGCACTCACGACGCTCCGGCAGCCGTTAAAGGCCCCCTCGCCAATATATTCCAGCGACGGCGGCAGCTTCAGCTCAGAAAGACTGCGTGCGCCGGAAAATGCGCGGCGTTCCAGCCGCCTCAGACGACCCGGTAGCCGCAGCTGTACGTTTGTGCAGTCACAGAAGGAGTCCACGCCGATCACCTCGACACAGTCGGGCAGCTCAACGCGGCACAAATTGCCGCACCCGGAAAAGGTGCGCTCGCCAATCGCCGCCAGTTCCCCTCTGAAACTAACCTCCTCAAGATTTCCGCAGCCAAAAAAGGCCCAGCCACCAAGCATCTTCAGGCTCGCGGGAAATTCAACGCGGCGCAGGCTGCGGCAGCCGGCGAAGATGCCGTTCTCAATATCTTTCGTGCCTTCCTCAAAGGAGACCTCACACAGCCGCGAACAACCTTTAAAACAGTGCCAGCCGATCGTCCTCACACCGGCTGGTATGTGCGCGCGGGAGAGCCCAGTGCAGTCGGCGAAGGCGCGCCAGTCTATGAGTGAGACGCTCCGCGGAATCGAGAGTTCATCCAGCAGCACGCGCTCCGCGAAGGCGTCCGCCGCGATCATCACCGTTCCCTCCGGGATTTCCGCGCGGCGCAGATTCCGCCGGGCTTTGACGAGACATCTGCCGATGAAGAGAAAATCTTCGCGCCAGTCCGTCTCATTTTCGCTGTAATATTTATAGTAGGGAGTGCCGGCAAAGGCATCCCTCCCTATCAGGGAGACACTTTCGGGAGCCGTAACACGCCGCAGATTCACACACCACTGAAAGGCCTCTTTTCTTATCTCCGTTACGCCGTCCGGAATATAGACCTCATGGAGCGAACGGCAGTCGCGGAAAGCCCCTTCGCCAACGGCGGCCAGCCCCGGCGGCAGCTCGGCGGCATATCCGTCGCCGAGATACCTGACCAACACGCCCTCTTTTATCTCAAAATCGTCGTTTTTCA
This genomic interval carries:
- a CDS encoding leucine-rich repeat domain-containing protein codes for the protein MKNDDFEIKEGVLVRYLGDGYAAELPPGLAAVGEGAFRDCRSLHEVYIPDGVTEIRKEAFQWCVNLRRVTAPESVSLIGRDAFAGTPYYKYYSENETDWREDFLFIGRCLVKARRNLRRAEIPEGTVMIAADAFAERVLLDELSIPRSVSLIDWRAFADCTGLSRAHIPAGVRTIGWHCFKGCSRLCEVSFEEGTKDIENGIFAGCRSLRRVEFPASLKMLGGWAFFGCGNLEEVSFRGELAAIGERTFSGCGNLCRVELPDCVEVIGVDSFCDCTNVQLRLPGRLRRLERRAFSGARSLSELKLPPSLEYIGEGAFNGCRSVVSAALPAKVEEVPDYAFRDCELLTELTLEAGPRRLGACAFYGCRSLRAAVIPEGVSEIGERAFANCQTLEKIKLPRSLRSIGERAFAGCPNLREAEMPEDIAEIGGGIFEGCGMLADKEGFVIVDGICYGCQESPFEISPPTGVRVVAGGAFCGCAECRAVILPESVERVGSRAFAGCAKLRRAVLPQRVKQVGSEAFSGCDSLLVLEAPGLAPLSFDEERLRLAAALGFCGAEERYYGENWRLWALWAAEERAPLITAAIDDGLAEAAAYFTRHALLRAAEYRAALERAQRKNAMEIVALLLAYGNDKLSGEDIFAGYSLDG